Proteins from one Sphaeramia orbicularis chromosome 17, fSphaOr1.1, whole genome shotgun sequence genomic window:
- the LOC115436777 gene encoding LOW QUALITY PROTEIN: serine/threonine-protein kinase tousled-like 1-B (The sequence of the model RefSeq protein was modified relative to this genomic sequence to represent the inferred CDS: deleted 1 base in 1 codon), with protein MSVQSNSGSGGGSLEATPSWSQLSSSPTISQQHITATAKSKEGPMEELHSLDPRRQELLEARFTGAVSGNTGGSTGSTSGGAKGLANESSNHSYGSLGSSSDKESENSDLKRGSSPAYSTPEKKHSESSRGRKRKADTYSESSQGKTSTRGPKISDYFDFQGGNGSSPVRGLPSVRRSPQNSHSAPGSIIRQNSSSPTSLCFGEQSLKASSSKFVQTELTGLKLAALESNKSLDLEKKEGRIDDLLRANCDLRRQIDEQQKLLEKYKERLNKCITMSKKLLIEKSTQEKQSCREKSMQDRLRLGHFTTVRHGASYTEQWTDGYAFQNLIKQQEGINQQREDIERQRKLLAKRKPPNPASPSMSVASTSEPKQRKTKVVNGNDSDPFLKPSLPQLLTLAEYHEQEEIFKLRLGHLKKEEAEIQAELERLERVRNLHIRELKRINNEDSSAFKDHPTLNERYLLLHLLGRGGFSEVYKAFDLFEQRYAAVKIHQLNKNWREEKKENYHKHACREYRIHKQLDHPRIVKLYDYFSLDTDTFCTVLEFCEGNDLDFYLKQNKLMSEKEARSIVMQIVSALRYLNEIKPPIIHYDLKPGNILLVDGTACGEIKITDFGLSKIMDDDNYGVDGMDLTSQGAGTYWYLPPECFVVGKEPPKISNKVDVWSVGVIFFQCLYGRKPFGHNQSQQDILQENTILKATEVQFPAKPQASTEAKAFIRRCLAYRKEDRFDVHQLCSDSYLLPHMRRSNSSGSLQPSASSVPTY; from the exons ATGAGTGTCCAAAGTAACAGTGGAAGTGGTGGTGGAAGTTTGGAGGCGACGCCATCTTGGTCGCAGCTCTCCTCGTCCCCAACGATTTCTCAACAACATATAACGGCGACCGCAAAGAGCAAGGAAG GCCCGATGGAGGAGCTGCACAGCCTGGACCCCAGGAGACAGGAGCTGCTGGAGGCCAGATTCACAGGAGCTGTCAGTGGCAACACGGGAGGCAGCACTGGGAGCACCAGTGGAGGTGCTAAG GGTCTGGCCAATGAGTCGTCAAACCACAGTTATGGCAGCCTTGGCTCATCTAGTGACAAAGAATCAGAG AACTCTGATTTAAAGAGAGGGAGCTCCCCTGCCTACTCA ACCCCAGAGAAAAAGCACTCTGAATCGTCcagaggaagaaaaaggaaagCTGACACCTACTCAGAGAGTAGTCAAG GGAAGACCTCGACACGTGGACCGAAGATCAGCGACTACTTTGAT TTCCAAGGAGGAAATGGTTCCAGTCCTGTGAGAGGCCTCCCTTCAGTTCGTCGCTCTCCCCAGAACTCACATTCGGCCCCTGGCTCGATT ATTCGACAGAACAGCTCCTCTCCCACCAGTCTGTGTTTTGGGGAACAAAGTCTCAAAGCCTCGTCAAGCAAATTTGTCCAG ACGGAGTTGACGGGCCTAAAACTTGCAGCTCTCGAGAGCAACAAGAGTCTGGACTTGGAAAAGAAAGAGGGGCGAATTGATGACCTACTCAGG GCTAACTGTGACTTACGGAGACAGATTGATGAGCAGCAAAAACTCCTGGAAAAATACAAAGAGAGGCTTAATAAGTGCATCACCATGAGCAAGAAACTGCTTATAGAGAAG AGCACCCAGGAGAAGCAGTCGTGCCGTGAGAAGAGCATGCAGGACCGCCTCCGCCTCGGTCACTTCACCACAGTCAGACACGGAGCATCGTACACGGAGCAGTGGACTGACGGATACGCATTCCAGAACCTGATCAA GCAGCAGGAGGGCATTAACCAGCAGCGGGAGGACATAGAGCGACAGAGGAAGCTGCTGGCCAAGAGGAAGCCTCCAAATCCTGCATCCCCTTCAATGTCAGTGGCTTCCACCTCTGAGCCTAAGCAGCGA AAAACCAAGGTTGTCAATGGCAACGACTCTGACCCCTTCCTCAAACCCTCCTTACCCCAACT ATTGACCCTTGCAGAGTATCATGAGCAAGAAGAGATTTTCAAGCTTCGCCTTGGTCATCTTAAGAAG GAGGAAGCTGAAATCCAGGCCGAGCTGGAGCGCTTGGAGCGGGTGAGGAACCTGCACATCAGAGAGCTGAAGAGGATAAACAACGAGGACAGCTCAGC GTTTAAAGATCATCCTACTCTAAATGAGAGGTATCTGCTTCTCCATTTGCTGGGAAGGGGTGGCTTCAGCGAGGTCTACAAG GCTTTTGACCTGTTTGAGCAACGTTACGCAGCTGTTAAAATCCACCAGCTCAACAAGAACTGgagagaggagaaaaaggagaactACCACAA ACATGCATGCAGGGAGTACCGGATACATAAGCAGCTGGACCATCCCAGAATAGTCAAACTGTATGACTACTTCTCCCTAGATACTGACAC GTTCTGTACAGTGCTGGAGTTCTGCGAAGGAAATGACCTGGACTTCTACCTAAAACAAAATAAGCTGATGTCAGAGAAGGAGGCACGCTCCATTGTCATGCAGATTGTCAGCGCCCTGCGCTACCTCAACGAGATCAAACCCCCCATTATCCACTATGACCTCAAGCCCG GGAACATCTTATTGGTGGATGGAACCGCATGTGGGGAAATCAAAATCACAGACTTCGGCCTTTCCAAGATCATGGATGATGATAATTACGGTGTGGACGGGATGGACCTCACATCACAAGGCGCCGGCACCTACTG GTACCTCCCTCCAGAGTGTTTTGTGGTGGGAAAGGAGCCTCCTAAGATTTCAAATAAGGTGGATGTATGGTCAGTGGGAGTGATCTTCTTCCAGTGTCTCTACGGGCGAAAG CCGTTCGGTCACAACCAGTCTCAGCAGGACATTCTGCAGGAGAACACCATCCTCAAAGCCACAGAGGTCCAGTTCCCTGCAAAACCACAGGCCAGCACCGAGGCCAAG